The DNA window ATACCAGAAACAACATAGGTAATTCATCAGTCATCCTTCCAGAAAGGCGCCACTCCGCAGCGTCTCACAGGCGCCGCAGTTTCTGTTTCGCAATTTCCTTTAAGCTGTTTGCTTCTGTTTACCATAAAAAGCATCATGCTTAGTATACCAAATATCTTGTTTCACCTGGGGTTTTCACTGAAAGTGAAACACCAGCAGTGTCCGTGTGTCCAGTATAGCGCAGCATACAGTTCTTAGAGTTGGGTAGCGTCCGGCTTTTGACTAGCATAATCAGTCCTTATACTCGTACTGCTCCTGAAACATTAGTTTTGTAGGCATACAATGTGTGTAACATGCCACTTCTGATGTGAGAAAGGCGAATGAAAATAGCTGTCTCAGTAAATAAGGAGAAACCCCACTTCCATGTAAATAagcaaatttaaatattaaactcaaaatgaatAATCAATATTAATTCTATTCTCATTACTGCCTAATAACACTATGTTTAGTGTATAAATTAGGCATAATTTGtcgttagttatttatttacattgattTAAAGTATATACAATTGCTAAAACAATCACTGATTGTTATTGGGGTTATAAgtatgataaataaaataataaacagatgtaattgaaaataaaactgtttattaAAGTCAATCATCctatttattcaccttatcatcaacaactaataaatataattactaaGAGTAATTATTCACTAAGAGATGAttgaattaattaatccatctaaattatcaagtaaataattaattattataatacatattattaattatcaaCATAGTATTTAGTTAACTTTCAGTATTCCTTTGGCGacgattaactcagtgctgatGCTCAAAGCAGAATGACCCAAATGAATTTGGTCGGGCCCTTTTATGCCCATTGCTAGCCAGCCACTTGCACCTGGTTaatcatgccacttgtcattccAGAAATGACGTCACAATCGtggtttctcatgtacctcgtccatttatcgaaatATCCATAATAAAATGATTATAACATCTTTTCATTAAAttccgttatacataattactaatcagtaatataaatacataataaatcacTTAAAAGTAATGTACAAATCTTAGTAGTAGGTTaactactatattattattaaagttaCCACTACCCCTGTTTCTCTTATCTaccgtggtttcgtatcgtacccacATAAATCACCAATTGTGtaaacttcacgtgaagttgtgtttaagtgtttaaatagtgcagtatattatcaacattggacttcaaagagaaacaggtcagtttcatacgtaatacaatttgtacataggataATAATATTCTAACACCTGCATGCAGTTAAAAAATTGGGGGTAAATGTTAGTACGTGGGATCCAttaatagtttatattttaactcAAAAGCTCTACTCTGAAACACATAAAGACTACATAGAGTCATTGAAAAACTCGTGGGAATTGCCGGTACTAAAGGACTTTTTTCAGAAAGTTTACAAGTCTCGAAACATCTCGCCAAAAGCAGGAACCTCTAATCAACAGAACAAACTCTCAACAGTCATCGACCTCCAACAACACGAAGAAGCCTATTCAATCATACAATAATCGTCCGTATTACAACAGCAATAGTGGAGCCAACAAAAGTAATGGGAATGTAACTATTGCGAAAACGATGCACGTTTCAAGTATCAAATGTCAGTTGTGCAAGTTACCACACGGAATCTACAGTTGTCGGCATTTTTTGCAAATGCCAATGGAAAAACGATTCCAAACGGTCAATAAACTCGCGTTATGCATAAATTGCTTATTTAGTCATAATGGAAATGCCTGCAATTCAAATAAAGCATGTCAGAAATGCTCAGGTCAACATAACACATTATTACACGAGGCGTGTGTAAACAGTGCAGCAACAGCGACTCAGTCATCGACCTCAACTTATGCAACGAATGCAATTACTTCGAATAAACAGATGATGGAATACGTAACAAACATTTCACAGACTTCATTTTGTGAAACTTTACTAGCTACCGCCATACTGAAAGTGCAGGCAGCCGATGGCACCTACCACACCTTTCGGGCCCTGGTAGACCCAGGAAGCCAAATTTCACTTATAACAGAACGGGCCGCTCAGATACTTAACTTAAAACGAGATAAGTGTTCTGGCGTCATCCATGGATTGGGAGAGAAAGAAAACGACTGTAAAGGCAAACTGAAGATACAATGTATGTCGATGTACAATGATTTCACATTTAATGCGAAAGTTTTTATCATGAACAAAGTTGTGAAATGCCTACCTGGCGAAACATTCTCGAAACCTTCGTAGTCCATGATACAGAATCTTAACCTGGCCGATCCAGACTTCAACGTTAGTCGTCCAGTAGATCTGCTTCTAGGATCAGTGATAAACGCTCAGATAATTTTAGATGGTAAAATAAAGGGTGAAAATGAGTTGCAGCCTCTCGCGCAAGAGAGCCAACTCGCATGGCTTTTAAGCGGAAACGACGAAGAAGAACTGGAGACCTACCATTGTAACATAATCATAAACAACTTAGAAGAGATACAACAGTTTTGGGAAGTGGAGGACATAATGGAAGAAGGAAATCTATCACAGGAAGATTTGGAATGCATAAAACATTATGAAGAAAACAGTGGACGGCAGATACGAAGTGCGTATTCCCATGAAACCAAACTTTCAAGAAAAGTTAGGCGACTCTAAAACAAAAGCGATAGCTCAATTCAAGCACATGGAAAAGAAGTTCCAGAAGCAAAACAAACTAGCTGAAGCATACAAAGCCTTCATGAAAAAATACAGCGACTTAGGACATATGAAACCTGCCGTAAGCAACAACAAGGTGGAGTGCTACTATCCTCATCACATTGTGGAACGCGCAGAATCACTTTCTACCAAGTATAGAGTCGTGTATAATGCTTCCAACAAAACATCAACAGGATACTCACTAAACGACTTAATGTACAGGGGcccaaatttacaaaaagatttACAAACACTATTACTAAAATGGAGGCAGTACGAGTTTGTGTTCTGCGCCGACCTAGAAAAAATGTTCCGTCAGATCCTAGTGCATGAAGACGACCAACCGCTTCAAAAAATCATCTGGAGAGACGAGCACGGGACATTACAATCATTTCAGCGTACAACAGTTACATACGGGACAAAAAGTGCAAGCTTTTTAGCCATGATGACGCTAAAGAAGCTAGAACGTGACGAACGGGAAAACTACCCAGAAGCGTCGAAAGTTTTGGAAGAATCATTCTACTTGGATGAGTGATCTAGTACACGGTGCGCACTCCATAGAACaatctataaaattaatcaacgATATAACAGATCTATTAAAAACAGCAGGATTTAATTTGCGGAAATGGTcctcaaacaaacaaacaaacatataCAAAACAATCAAGTAAACCAAAACCTACTAATCAATTTTAAACAAGATGACATATCTAAAAAACTCGGTTTATCTTGGAATCCAGCAGAAGACATTTTTACCTTTCAATGTAAAATTGAAAAACAGAACAACAAACGAACAAAAAGAACTCTCCTATCTGACATCTCCAAGCTTTTTGACCCACTAGGCTGGCTTGCCCCACTTAGCACGAAACTCAAAATCTTATTCCAAAAAGTGTGGAAACAGACCGTTCAATGGGATCAACCTATACCAGAAGAAATATACATGGAATGGTCCAAAATACAGGAAGACATTCACctaattaatgaatgtaaaatacCCAGATGGCTATTATGTAAACAGAATGACATAATTCAACTGCACGGGTACTGTGACGCATCACTGGAAGCCTACGCCTGTGTAGTATATGCACGGATTAAACATCAAACAAAACCAATTCTCGTCGCAGCGAAAACAAAAGTCGTCCCACACAAGAAACAATTAACACTTCCAAAGTTCGAATTAAGTGGAGCACTTCTTCTTTCGAAGCTAATGGCAAAAATGAAAACATCTTTACAACAATATACAGTGGAGACATTTGGCTGGTGTGATTCAAAAATCGTCCTTGGATGGTTGCAAGGCCAACCAAGCCGTTGGAAGCCATTTGTCGCTAATCGCGTAGAACAAATAAAACAGGTGATGCCCGAAGAACAATGGCGCTATGTAAAATCATCAGAGAACCCCGCGGATGCTGCAAACAGAGGACAGACAGCATCACAATTAAAAGACAACTCCCTATGGTGGTCAGGGCCGACATGGTTAGCTGATTTCCAGCCAGAACCTGAAAGTTCTCAAAAACCAACATATACTCGTACTACAACAGAAGAGGAGAAAAAATCATATGCATCGATCGTAGCGCTGTAATGTGGGGCGTTCGGGTAGATAATGAATACTAGAAAGTCTGCTGAATACTGAACATCTTTATTgagtaaattggtgcttatatactagtggcctacgtgagtggcatttaggtgacctttatgaaaatgtaattagaattattgtttattttattaaatatattttctatttattaaatgtcaccttaaatgtcacatgacgtgtTGACCTTAATACTCAACACGTCATGTGTCTGTCTACTCACCGTACACCTTCCCCGTTTTTTTTTGAGACAAAAATAGgttacaatatatttttgtcGTAATTACAATATAAACAATAACTTAATCTTAGACATTAATTTCTAACTATTCCAATATATGTTAATCTTATAATCTAAAACAAAacgtatatgtatataatagctatttaaaaaaaatacaaacaaaaacactaaaactacctttaaaaaaaaaacatgcaaggatatcttaaatattaaattggatataattttaattaggtatgttaaaaataatttaatggattattttaaaaagttgattaaagataaattatggtttaaacaattaaaggtttacaatgttgaaaatatttcaaaaataaaaaaaactgtggtTAACATGTTACacattaataggtacttaaaattatCTATTCTATATTCTAAATGTTATTACAATACTTGGTTTTCACTTCCTGTTACGTATTTCTACtttgttattaaattacaataaacaCCTTGGTGTCATTTGTTATTTTGCTTACTCTGCTATTAACTATCCTAAAGGTTACATGACTATATTTATCTTATAGCTAAAAGTGCGGTATTGACATTTAGTATGTGCCTTACTTATAATTATTCCTATGTAACATTAGATTTAATACTGTAAACAATACGTCGCTTACTCTCTTATGTTCTAATAAGGAAGATGGAGAGCCTTTTTTGGATTCTGTCGGCTTGGTAAGTTTAAATGTGATCAGTTTTGAATtgcattttataaaataagaaatgtGGATTGTTAGATTATTAGATCAATTCTGTCGCTTGCTTCGCGGATTTGTGTCGATCATGGAACTTGCAATTACGTTTGAATTTGacttgtgtgtttgtgtgtgtatgtgtgtgtgtgtttctcGTGTCTGGTGTGCCGAAGAGGTGAGTTTTAATGGTAATAGTGCTTTGTTCTGTTTTGGTGTACAATGTTTCTTTACCTGatactaatattttttaaattttgacttTGGTCTTGAAATACTGTGTAGGGTTCCGTGTATACTGGGTCCGTGTTATTTCTATCTtcctttttttatattaatattaagtcTCCTACGTTATAGTTACATGAATTattatctatttttttattttataatttttttttaatatttttgttttttaagttgttttgtcttaattaaattatgtctAGCGTCCTCCTGGTACTTTTGCAATCTATAagagttaaaattataaatttcttCTATTTGTTATATAAAATTACGGTTTAGTGTAAACTGATATTTTTAGATGCCGAAAAGTATAATAATATGAACATTtgatatataattttgataatatGTCATTGACAATGTAATGGTTGTATTAATATGTGTgtgttgttttaattttgtgcTGTATGactggtttttttttacaatattactTAATGCTAATATTTGTACCCTGATTTTAAATAACAGTATATGGCTCTTTTATACATTGggtaataataacattaaagaCTATGTGGTTAGAAATGATTTTTCTACATTGATGACGAAAAATTCGTATTgtagtataatataatactcaaaacttttaaattaaattgtattcTTTAGAGTGAAATaagttttgtattattttatttattttatatatatgtttttttttttattattacattgaCCTATTTGTAGGTAAGGCAAGTAGGTTGTTAGGTATCTTTGCGAATTCTCTTCGACATGTAAACTGGTCATTAACTCACTAATTTGTTATTACATTTTGGACACAATACAACGTGTattgtatttacattttatatataaagtaatttatgtgatttaattgtgttttttttatttaacttatttttaattaagtatgtatttttatttttatttaattgatttgtttattgttatcactgtaattgtaggtatttatttaatgttgatattacgtttatttttttttaatataattaatatgctTTGTTTTAATTCagttttattcataaatatatttagtacacaatttattatattatttatttattttcttttcatttaaatttatttatttatttgggtaaaaatcatttatttccttttctgttttgattgatagttgttttttatttagtataatgctatatttgatttttatatgttaaagtatatatatatttttttacaggctgtttttttttaacacatgtttatattaataaacatattatgtgtCCAAGGACCTTCATGCAAGGTAACTCGACCGTATCATGATGTCTCAAGGATTTAGTGCTTGTAAAAAAGATGCTATTCTAAGGTAATATAGTGTCTATTATTTTCCCTGGggttttcatttgtttttatttatttattttcagaattCTTGCTCGTGATTTgtggaaaatttgtttattattgtaaGAATTGATCGCCAATGAGCCATTTTGTAATGTCTGCATTGTGACCTAATAATGTAAGCTGACTTTGTGATACCTGTCACCTGTCTTTTAAAAAGTACACAGCGCCTTTTAATAGCGCTCTCGGTCGGCCGACCTTTTTTTACATACAACATATTTATTAAGGATacaaaaatttattatttattatagcgcGCTAATACATATTACGCGTAATATGTATTGCCAGACAGTTGTTTTAACACATCGGAACAACAAAAAACCTTTCCGTGTGCCCAAGGACCGCTGCAATTGAGAGCTCGCTCGAATTGTTTAGGTTTCAAGGGTTATTGCCTGGTTGTATCCTGGTGTACCTtgcttacattatttattttcacaaGCTACCCCGTTTTGAAAGGAAATCATCATTTTGAAAACTTAAAGCATATAAGAGTCACAATAACTTTTAGTTGATCAGGCTAATTGTTGGTTGCAACACTTATCTGTTTTAGCTCTTTCAATGTGATGTTTATATTTTTCCTtcccttttattttgtttatttgtctttcattatatttatttgatacctacttgattttcatattatatgttgtaaataatttttagtttaaaactctaataatgcgtcaaatgtatgaactgtttatggtaattttttttttccttcaaTTTATGTACTTGAAAATTTGAGATGACATGGCATGTGTTGCATGTACATCCGTATTTGGTGACGTGTGACGAGAACGCGTGACGCGGCCTTCACAAGTCTGGTGCATTCCATTCATCGTATGTTTAAGTAGATTAGTATTTAGTGTTGATTTGTGTTACTTTGTatgttttgttgttattgccAATTTGTTGGATGTGAATATTGattttctaatataatttttgtattattcCTTACATTTGGTTATTATAGGTATATGAGAGTGGCTGATggcattttcttatttttatgcaATAATTCATTAGTTTTGTAGAAGATTCGTGGATTGAATATTATTGATATATAAATGTAAGTTAATGTATGTTAATGTAAggttgttatttatttactttagatttaaaaacaaaatatttactcAGATTGACTACATGTCATAGAAATAAGTTATAtcgttaatttaaaaaaaaaattaaaatcggatTATTTAATTGAACAgatcataataataaaaaaaaatagattataATTCGCATTAAAGGTATTAAAGTATATGTAAGTTGAAATTA is part of the Cydia splendana unplaced genomic scaffold, ilCydSple1.2 scaffold_63_ctg1, whole genome shotgun sequence genome and encodes:
- the LOC134805792 gene encoding uncharacterized protein LOC134805792 translates to MKKTVDGRYEVRIPMKPNFQEKLGDSKTKAIAQFKHMEKKFQKQNKLAEAYKAFMKKYSDLGHMKPAVSNNKVECYYPHHIVERAESLSTKYRVVYNASNKTSTGYSLNDLMYRGPNLQKDLQTLLLKWRQYEFVFCADLEKMFRQILVHEDDQPLQKIIWRDEHGTLQSFQRTTVTYGTKSASFLAMMTLKKLERDERENYPEASKVLEESFYLDE